Proteins found in one Populus alba chromosome 14, ASM523922v2, whole genome shotgun sequence genomic segment:
- the LOC118034181 gene encoding patatin-like protein 2, with translation MDYGRFLVLSLGTGTAKSEEKYDADEAAKWGILGWLTSDNSTPLVDVFTEASGDMVDLHISTVFQALHCEENYLRIQDDTLTGTLSSVDVATKENLENLVKVGEELLKKPVSRVDLGTGVFTPVDKMTNEEALIKMAKLLSREKHLRDSRSPVGKVATSK, from the exons ATGGATTATGGTCGATTCCTAGTCCTTTCCTTGGGGACTGGGACTGCAAAATCTGAAGAAAAGTATGATGCAGATGAAGCAGCCAAGTGGGGTATCTTGGGATGGTTGACTAGTGACAATTCTACTCCGTTAGTGGATGTGTTTACAGAAGCTAGTGGCGACATGGTTGATCTTCATATTTCCACTGTTTTCCAAGCCTTGCACTGTGAGGAAAATTATCTTCGAATTCAG GATGACACGCTGACCGGAACACTTTCGTCCGTGGATGTTGCCACGAAAGAGAATTTGGAGAATCTTGTGAAAGTGGGTGAGGAATTGTTGAAAAAACCAGTATCAAGGGTGGATTTAGGCACTGGAGTCTTTACACCTGTTGATAAGATGACAAATGAAGAGGCTCTCATAAA GATGGCTAAATTACTGTCAAGGGAGAAGCATCTTCGTGATTCTAGGTCACCAGTCGGAAAAGTTGCTACTTCGAAGTGA